The DNA sequence CCCATTTGTATCATATCTTTTTTTGCCGGCATGCGCATGCGAAATGTCACCGCCGTATAAACAATACCGCCCTCACTCTTTTTTTCGGCGAACGTTACTTTGCGCACGTCTATTTTCTCTTGCTCCAACAGTTTGCTAATGTCCCTCAATATACCCATTTTGTCTTCGCATACAACTTTAAGTTCGCCAATTTTGGCCCGTTTTACGTATTTGACTTCAACACCGCGCAGCGACAACACACTGATCAAGGCAATGATCGTCGTTGCGATCGCCGCGACATAAAACCCGGCTCCGACACTTAGCCCGATCGCCGCAACGACCCATAACGTCGCTGCAGTGGTCAATCCTGAAACGAACACGTTTGAATGCCGCAAAATGGCGCCTGCACCGAGAAAACCAATCCCGTTGACGACTTGCGCCGCCAGGCGCGCCGGGTCATAGCGCGCATTCGGATGATCCACAAAATCGGCGAACCCGTAA is a window from the Numidum massiliense genome containing:
- a CDS encoding MgtC/SapB family protein codes for the protein MLQIDYYIIVERLFVAAALGGIIGWERERSNKQAGVKTHLLVSVGSALIMLISIYGFADFVDHPNARYDPARLAAQVVNGIGFLGAGAILRHSNVFVSGLTTAATLWVVAAIGLSVGAGFYVAAIATTIIALISVLSLRGVEVKYVKRAKIGELKVVCEDKMGILRDISKLLEQEKIDVRKVTFAEKKSEGGIVYTAVTFRMRMPAKKDMIQMGEKVQQISGVKEAQLNKYK